One Novosphingobium sp. EMRT-2 DNA segment encodes these proteins:
- the rpsM gene encoding 30S ribosomal protein S13: protein MARIAGVNIPTNKRVIVALTYIHGIGPFKAKQIADKLGIDHSRRVQDLSDAEVLQIRETIDAEHTVEGDLRRETAMNIKRLMDLACYRGLRHRKGLPVRGQRTHTNARTRKGKAKPIAGKKK, encoded by the coding sequence GTGGCTCGTATTGCCGGGGTAAACATCCCCACCAACAAGCGTGTTATCGTTGCGCTGACTTACATTCACGGTATCGGCCCGTTCAAGGCGAAGCAGATCGCCGACAAGCTGGGCATTGATCACAGCCGCCGCGTACAGGATCTGTCGGACGCCGAAGTGCTCCAGATCCGTGAAACGATCGACGCTGAACACACCGTGGAAGGCGATCTCCGTCGCGAAACCGCGATGAACATCAAGCGCCTGATGGACCTGGCCTGCTATCGCGGCCTGCGTCACCGCAAGGGCCTGCCGGTCCGCGGCCAGCGCACGCACACGAACGCCCGCACCCGCAAGGGCAAGGCCAAGCCGATCGCCGGCAAGAAGAAGTAA
- the rpsK gene encoding 30S ribosomal protein S11 — translation MAREPQRIKRRERKNITSGVAHVNASFNNTMITITDAQGNAISWSSAGMMGFKGSRKSTPYAAQVAADDAGKKAAEHGVRTLEVEVKGPGSGRESALRALQAVGFTITAIRDVTPIPHNGVRPSKRRRV, via the coding sequence ATGGCTCGCGAACCTCAGCGTATCAAGCGGCGGGAGCGCAAGAACATCACCAGTGGTGTCGCGCACGTCAATGCCAGCTTCAATAACACCATGATCACCATCACCGACGCCCAGGGCAACGCCATCAGCTGGTCCTCGGCCGGCATGATGGGCTTCAAGGGCAGCCGCAAGTCGACGCCCTATGCCGCGCAGGTTGCGGCGGACGACGCGGGCAAGAAGGCCGCCGAACACGGCGTCCGCACGCTCGAAGTCGAAGTGAAGGGCCCGGGTTCGGGTCGCGAAAGCGCGCTGCGCGCGCTGCAGGCGGTCGGCTTCACGATCACCGCGATCCGCGATGTGACGCCGATCCCGCACAACGGCGTTCGTCCGTCGAAGCGCCGTCGCGTCTGA
- a CDS encoding DNA-directed RNA polymerase subunit alpha, with amino-acid sequence MTVNIKNWQELKKPNNLEIKPGSDPKRRATFVAEPLERGFGLTLGNALRRVLLSSLQGAAVTSIKIENVLHEFSSLAGVREDVTDIVLNVKQIALKMQGEGPKRLQLSATGPGEVKAGDIAVTGDIEVMNKDLVICHLDEGATFNMELTCDTGKGYVPAVSNRPADAPIGLIPIDSLYSPVRQVSYKVDNARIGQELDFDKLSLTVETDGTVTPEDAVAYAARILQDQLALFVHFDDQVPTGHVPAMAGLAAHTPEENDANQLNRYLLKKVDELELSVRSANCLKNDNIIYIGDLVQKTEAEMLRTPNFGRKSLNEIKEVLSSMGLRLGMDIPGWPPENIEEMAKKLEQELLG; translated from the coding sequence ATGACTGTCAACATCAAGAACTGGCAGGAACTGAAGAAGCCCAACAATCTCGAGATCAAGCCCGGCTCTGATCCGAAGCGCCGTGCGACGTTCGTCGCCGAGCCGCTCGAGCGTGGCTTCGGCCTTACGCTCGGCAATGCGCTTCGCCGCGTGCTGCTCTCGTCGTTGCAGGGTGCTGCCGTCACCTCGATCAAGATCGAGAACGTGCTGCACGAGTTCTCGTCGCTCGCCGGGGTGCGCGAGGACGTGACCGACATCGTGCTCAACGTGAAGCAGATTGCGCTGAAGATGCAGGGCGAAGGCCCGAAGCGTCTCCAGCTTTCGGCGACCGGACCGGGCGAAGTGAAGGCCGGCGACATCGCCGTGACCGGCGACATCGAGGTGATGAACAAGGATCTCGTGATCTGTCATCTCGACGAAGGCGCGACCTTCAACATGGAACTGACGTGCGATACCGGCAAGGGCTATGTCCCCGCCGTGTCGAACCGTCCGGCCGACGCGCCGATCGGGCTGATCCCGATCGACTCGCTCTATTCGCCGGTGCGCCAGGTTTCCTACAAGGTCGACAACGCCCGTATCGGCCAGGAGCTTGACTTCGACAAGCTGAGCCTGACGGTCGAAACCGACGGCACCGTGACGCCGGAAGACGCCGTGGCCTATGCCGCGCGCATCCTGCAGGATCAGCTGGCGCTGTTCGTCCACTTCGACGATCAGGTGCCGACCGGCCACGTGCCCGCGATGGCCGGCCTTGCCGCGCACACGCCGGAAGAGAACGACGCCAACCAGCTCAACCGCTACCTGCTCAAGAAGGTGGACGAACTGGAGCTGTCGGTGCGGTCGGCCAACTGCCTCAAGAACGACAACATCATCTACATCGGCGATCTGGTCCAGAAGACCGAGGCCGAGATGCTGCGCACGCCGAACTTCGGCCGCAAGTCGCTCAACGAGATCAAGGAAGTCCTGTCGTCGATGGGCCTGCGCCTTGGCATGGACATCCCCGGCTGGCCGCCGGAAAACATCGAGGAAATGGCCAAGAAGCTCGAACAGGAGCTGCTGGGCTAA
- the rplQ gene encoding 50S ribosomal protein L17, whose translation MRHKLGQRKLGRTSSHRIALLRNLSASLIKHEQITTTLPKARELRPYIEKLITLAKKGGLSNRRLAHARLLDDAQLVKLFDVLATRYADRNGGYTRIIKAGYRASDAAPIAVIELIDRDTSAKGQDSGPVIMADEDEYEAA comes from the coding sequence ATGCGTCATAAGCTGGGCCAGCGGAAGCTGGGTCGTACCTCGTCCCACCGCATCGCGCTGCTGCGCAACCTGTCTGCCTCGCTGATCAAGCACGAGCAGATCACCACCACGCTGCCGAAGGCGCGCGAACTGCGTCCCTATATCGAAAAGCTGATCACGCTGGCCAAGAAGGGCGGCCTTTCCAACCGTCGCCTTGCCCACGCCCGTCTGCTGGACGATGCGCAGCTGGTGAAGCTGTTCGACGTGCTGGCCACCCGCTATGCCGATCGCAACGGTGGCTATACCCGCATCATCAAGGCCGGTTACCGCGCGTCGGACGCCGCGCCGATCGCCGTGATCGAACTGATCGACCGTGACACCTCGGCCAAGGGCCAGGATTCCGGCCCGGTCATCATGGCCGACGAGGACGAATACGAAGCCGCCTGA